Proteins from a single region of Oryza brachyantha chromosome 6, ObraRS2, whole genome shotgun sequence:
- the LOC102715765 gene encoding uncharacterized protein LOC102715765, translating to MEVLARPASPPPVYDFRFDSAAASPYATAPSSPRGRLATATAASPFLTAPPSPDPFDALMAQQPETPRLTLANPFDLFQHFSSAPASPRRAAAIYAHFAEGNSGGRDGGEEEEDDDDDDEGFQPRASYSANASAVPFDWEERPGTPKAGLGSGAAWDTDFEFGTVVDKAAPEEKLTTADELFEKGKIRPLKPLPKTADELFDKGKVRPLKPPPGLLDGGSVASSPRSPMARGGMRSPRRRSRVGSGVDFDPFAAALLEATKAPSPSPSPLGGKEANGSPPKKADPFATRPASKSAGWRKWRLSDFLLFRSSSEHGRVVNKDPIFKSSPVKQPDSPVKKASAHPTTTGKTNGKADTFSKPRKHAGDKNAAAAAEGILGSVRLSPLQRLARGLRGSSWYHGHGMAKLGAKG from the coding sequence ATGGAAGTACTGGCCCgccctgcctcgccgccgccggtgtaCGACTTCCGGttcgacagcgcggcggcgagcccgtACGCGACGGCGCCGTCCAGCCCGCGCGGGCGCCtcgccacggccacggccgcAAGCCCGTTCttgacggcgccgccgtcgccggacccGTTCGACGCCCTCATGGCGCAGCAGCCGGAGACGCCGCGCCTCACCCTCGCCAACCCGTTCGATCTCTTCCAGCACTTCAGCAGCGCGCCGGCCAGCCCCAGGCGCGCCGCGGCCATATACGCGCACTTCGCCGAGGGGAACAGCGGTGGCCGcgatggcggcgaggaggaggaggacgacgacgacgatgacgagggGTTCCAGCCGCGGGCGTCGTACTCCGCGAACGCCTCGGCCGTGCCGTTTGATTGGGAGGAGAGGCCCGGGACACCCAAGGCCGGgctcggcagcggcgcggcgtgggaTACGGACTTCGAATTCGGCACGGTCGTCGACAAGGCCGCGCCGGAGGAGAAGCTGACGACGGCCGACGAGCTCTTCGAGAAGGGCAAAATCCGTCCGCTGAAGCCGCTGCCGAAGACGGCCGACGAGCTCTTCGACAAGGGGAAGGTCCGACCGCTGAAGCCGCCGCCTGGGCTGCTCGACGGCGGGagcgtcgcgtcgtcgccgcggtcGCCGATGGCAAGAGGCGGCATGCGGTCGCCCCGGCGACGGAGCAGGGTCGGCTCCGGCGTGGACTTCGAcccgttcgccgccgctctTCTGGAGGCGACCaaggcgccgtcgccgtcgccgtcgccgctcggcGGCAAAGAAGCCAACGGCTCACCGCCCAAGAAAGCCGATCCTTTCGCCACCCGTCCGGCCTCCAAGAGCGCCGGGTGGAGGAAGTGGCGGCTCAGCGACTTCCTCCTGTTCCGGAGCTCGTCGGAACACGGCCGCGTCGTGAACAAGGACCCGATCTTCAAGAGCTCGCCGGTGAAGCAGCCCGACTCGCCGGTGAAGAAGGCCAGCGCACACCCAACGACGACGGGCAAAACCAACGGCAAAGCCGACACCTTTAGCAAGCCCAGGAAGCACGCCGGCGACAagaacgccgcggcggcggcggagggcatCCTCGGGTCCGTCAGGCTGAGCCCGCTGCAGCGGCTGGCGAGAGGGCTCAGAGGAAGCTCGTGGTACCACGGCCATGGCATGGCGAAGCTGGGGGCCAAAGGGTGA
- the LOC102716044 gene encoding zinc finger protein ZOP1, with amino-acid sequence MTEYWVSQGNKWCDFCKIYIANNPLSIRTHEIGKRHKDNVTKRLATMQKEGAAKEKEQQQAARALQQIEAKAKKSYQKDLENSQRNVDGDTSEAPGDGWEFDSTSGYYYDKSTGLYYDSNSGFYYSDGLGKWVAQEEAYEWTKTSQANAGQSSSSQAKPPAAVTTAPTIKGGQAPGLVVKKQLNPMRTVKGAPSAIAVNKRKREDGKPKVISKEEEAAIKAREAARKRMEDREKPLMGLYRSY; translated from the exons ATGACGGAG tACTGGGTGAGCCAAGGAAACAAATGGTGTGACTTCTGTAAGATTTACATAGCTAATAACCCACTAAGCATCAGAACACATGAAATCGGTAAGCGCCACAAGGACAATGTAACTAAAAGATTGGCAACCATGCAAAAGGAGGGTGCTGCCAAGGAAaaggagcagcagcaagcagctcGTGCCCTCCAGCAGATAGAAGCT AAAGCTAAAAAGAGCTACCAAAAAGATTTAGAGAACAGTCAAAGAAACGTGGATGGTGACACTTCTGAGGCACCTGGAGATG GATGGGAATTCGACTCTACTTCAGGATACTATTATGACAAATCTACTGGGCTCTACTATGATTCAAATTCTGGTTTCTACTATTCTGATGGTTTAG GTAAATGGGTGGCTCAGGAAGAGGCATACGAATGGACAAAAACTTCGCAAGCTAACGCTGGGCAATCCTCAAGTTCACAAGCAAAACCACCTGCTGCAGTTACGACTGCCCCCACAATTAAAGGGGGGCAGGCTCCAGGTTTGGTCGTTAAGAAACAACTAAACCCGATGAGAACTGTAAAGGGTGCCCCATCTGCTATTGCTGTTAACAAGAGAAAACGAGAGGACGGCAAGCCCAAAGTGATCTcaaaggaggaggaagcagcCATTAAAGCGCGTGAAGCAGCGAGAAAAAGAATGGAGGACAGGGAGAAGCCTCTGATGGGATTATACAGATCGTACTAA
- the LOC102718002 gene encoding uncharacterized protein LOC102718002 isoform X2: protein MAALLASILLPARLSNSGPGRLLLLRTLPRPRLRLRRGLAPAPRMSSSSTAASPSPSPAAAADGGSGEKPVAAPYGSWRSPVTADVVSGADKRLGGIALGGDGRLLWIEGRPEEKGRMVIVKEDDKPMDIIPQEFAARTLAQEYGGGAFAVKDNVVVFSNYKDQRLYKQTTETGMPVPLTPDYGGPDVSYADGVFDPHFSHYVTVIEDRRKSSLNPTTTIAAISLSDGDVQEPKVLISGNDFYAFPRIDQNKKRMAWIEWSHPNMPWDKSELWVGYFSESGELTKQVCVAGGNPLLVESPTEPKWSPKGELFFITDRGSGFWNIYKWVEHTNEVISVYRLDAEFTRPLWVFGISSYDFLGESNHIVFSYRQHGRSFVGVLDSDIGSVSLLDIPFTDLSNVVAGNDYFYIEGASATVPMSIAKVALNEDRTKVTSFSIIWSSSPDVVQYSSFFSTPEFVEFPASSTGQKAYAYFYPPSNPNFQGLPDEKPPLLVKTHGGPTAETRGILDLSVQYWTSRGWAYLDVNYGGSTGFGREYRERLLGKWGIVDVDDCCSCARFLVESGQVDEQRLCITGRSAGGYTTLASLAFRDTFKAGASLYGEMKGLTMRDHQSILLTNLHAL, encoded by the exons ATGGCGGCACTCCTCGCCTCCATCCTCCTACCCGCACGACTCTCCAACTCCGgccccggccgcctcctcctcctccgcacgctgccccgcccccgcctccgcctccgccgcgggcTCGCGCCGGCGCCCCGCATGTCCTCGTCCTCCACCGCGGCCTCCCCGTCGCcttcccccgccgccgccgccgatggcgggagcggcgagaaGCCCGTGGCGGCGCCGTACGGGTCCTGGAGGTCGCCCGTCACCGCCGACGTCGTATCCGGCGCCGACAAGCGCCTGGGAGGGATCGCGCTAGGCGGTGACGGGCGCCTCCTCTGGATCGAGGGGCGACCCGAGGAGAAAGG GCGTATGGTAATTGTCAAGGAGGATGATAAGCCTATGGATATCATACCTCAAGAATTTGCAGCACGTACTCTAGCTCAAGAATATGGAGGTGGTGCATTTGCAGTCAAAGATAATGTTGTTGTGTTCTCAAATTACAAGGATCAACGTCTGTACAAGCAAACTACTGAAA CTGGCATGCCTGTGCCTCTTACACCCGATTATGGTGGGCCTGATGTCAGTTATGCTGATGGAGTCTTTGATCCTCACTTCAGCCATTATGTTACCGTGATAGAAG ATCGTCGAAAGAGTAGCTTGAATCCCACCACAACAATCGCAGCTATAAGCTTGAGTGACGGGGATGTTCAGG AACCAAAGGTACTGATCAGTGGCAACGACTTCTATGCTTTTCCTCGTATTGACCAAAATAAGAAGCGGATGGCATGGATAGAGTGGAGTCATCCAAATATGCCCTGGGATAAATCAGAACTTTGGGTTGGCTACTTCTCTGAAAGCGG AGAGTTGACTAAACAGGTCTGTGTTGCTGGTGGCAATCCATTGCTAGTGGAGTCCCCAACTGAGCCTAAATGGTCTCCAAAAG GCGAATTGTTTTTCATAACCGATAGAGGGAGTGGATTTtggaatatttataaatgg GTTGAGCACACCAACGAGGTTATTTCGGTGTACAGACTAGATGCTGAGTTCACAAGGCCATTGTGGGTTTTTGGTATCAGCTCTTATGATTTTCTTGGGGAAAGCAATCACATCGTTTTCAGCTACAG GCAGCATGGAAGGTCATTTGTTGGTGTTCTGGATTCTGATATAGGTTCTGTTTCATTGCTTGACATCCCCTTCACTGATTTATCCAATGTG GTTGCTGGAAATGATTACTTCTATATCGAAGGTGCATCTGCTACTGTTCCAATGTCAATTGCAAAG GTAGCTTTAAATGAGGACAGAACAAAAGTAACTAGTTTCTCAATAATTTGGTCATCCTCACCAGATGTTGTACAGTATAGTTCTTTCTTCAGCACACCAGAGTTTGTTGAGTTTCCAGCATCCAGCACTGGCCAGAAAGCTTAtgcatatttttatccacCTTCAAACCCAAATTTTCAAGGTCTGCCAGATGAAAAACCTCCACTGCTTGTCAAAACACATG GAGGACCAACAGCAGAAACACGTGGAATTCTGGACCTGAGTGTTCAGTATTGGACAAGTCGAGGATGGGCATATCTTGATGTTAACTATGGAGGAAGCACTG gtTTTGGGAGGGAGTATCGGGAGAGGCTACTTGGCAAATGGGGTATCGTCGATGTTGATGATTGTTGCAGCTGTGCAAGATTCCTG gtGGAGAGTGGGCAAGTAGATGAGCAACGCCTTTGTATTACTGGGAGATCAGCAGGTGGATACACTACGTTAGCTTCGCTCGCATTCAGGGACACATTCAAGGCTGGAGCTTCTTTGTATGGT GAGATGAAAGGGCTTACTATGAGAGATCACCAATCAATTTTGTTGACAAATTTACATGCCCTGTGA
- the LOC102718002 gene encoding uncharacterized protein LOC102718002 isoform X1 translates to MAALLASILLPARLSNSGPGRLLLLRTLPRPRLRLRRGLAPAPRMSSSSTAASPSPSPAAAADGGSGEKPVAAPYGSWRSPVTADVVSGADKRLGGIALGGDGRLLWIEGRPEEKGRMVIVKEDDKPMDIIPQEFAARTLAQEYGGGAFAVKDNVVVFSNYKDQRLYKQTTETGMPVPLTPDYGGPDVSYADGVFDPHFSHYVTVIEDRRKSSLNPTTTIAAISLSDGDVQEPKVLISGNDFYAFPRIDQNKKRMAWIEWSHPNMPWDKSELWVGYFSESGELTKQVCVAGGNPLLVESPTEPKWSPKGELFFITDRGSGFWNIYKWVEHTNEVISVYRLDAEFTRPLWVFGISSYDFLGESNHIVFSYRQHGRSFVGVLDSDIGSVSLLDIPFTDLSNVVAGNDYFYIEGASATVPMSIAKVALNEDRTKVTSFSIIWSSSPDVVQYSSFFSTPEFVEFPASSTGQKAYAYFYPPSNPNFQGLPDEKPPLLVKTHGGPTAETRGILDLSVQYWTSRGWAYLDVNYGGSTGFGREYRERLLGKWGIVDVDDCCSCARFLVESGQVDEQRLCITGRSAGGYTTLASLAFRDTFKAGASLYGIGDLSLLRAETHKFESHYMDNLVGDERAYYERSPINFVDKFTCPVILFQGLDDKVVPPDQARKIYKALKEKGLPVALVEYEGEQHGFRKAENIKFTLEQQMVFFARLVGNFKVADDITPIKIENFD, encoded by the exons ATGGCGGCACTCCTCGCCTCCATCCTCCTACCCGCACGACTCTCCAACTCCGgccccggccgcctcctcctcctccgcacgctgccccgcccccgcctccgcctccgccgcgggcTCGCGCCGGCGCCCCGCATGTCCTCGTCCTCCACCGCGGCCTCCCCGTCGCcttcccccgccgccgccgccgatggcgggagcggcgagaaGCCCGTGGCGGCGCCGTACGGGTCCTGGAGGTCGCCCGTCACCGCCGACGTCGTATCCGGCGCCGACAAGCGCCTGGGAGGGATCGCGCTAGGCGGTGACGGGCGCCTCCTCTGGATCGAGGGGCGACCCGAGGAGAAAGG GCGTATGGTAATTGTCAAGGAGGATGATAAGCCTATGGATATCATACCTCAAGAATTTGCAGCACGTACTCTAGCTCAAGAATATGGAGGTGGTGCATTTGCAGTCAAAGATAATGTTGTTGTGTTCTCAAATTACAAGGATCAACGTCTGTACAAGCAAACTACTGAAA CTGGCATGCCTGTGCCTCTTACACCCGATTATGGTGGGCCTGATGTCAGTTATGCTGATGGAGTCTTTGATCCTCACTTCAGCCATTATGTTACCGTGATAGAAG ATCGTCGAAAGAGTAGCTTGAATCCCACCACAACAATCGCAGCTATAAGCTTGAGTGACGGGGATGTTCAGG AACCAAAGGTACTGATCAGTGGCAACGACTTCTATGCTTTTCCTCGTATTGACCAAAATAAGAAGCGGATGGCATGGATAGAGTGGAGTCATCCAAATATGCCCTGGGATAAATCAGAACTTTGGGTTGGCTACTTCTCTGAAAGCGG AGAGTTGACTAAACAGGTCTGTGTTGCTGGTGGCAATCCATTGCTAGTGGAGTCCCCAACTGAGCCTAAATGGTCTCCAAAAG GCGAATTGTTTTTCATAACCGATAGAGGGAGTGGATTTtggaatatttataaatgg GTTGAGCACACCAACGAGGTTATTTCGGTGTACAGACTAGATGCTGAGTTCACAAGGCCATTGTGGGTTTTTGGTATCAGCTCTTATGATTTTCTTGGGGAAAGCAATCACATCGTTTTCAGCTACAG GCAGCATGGAAGGTCATTTGTTGGTGTTCTGGATTCTGATATAGGTTCTGTTTCATTGCTTGACATCCCCTTCACTGATTTATCCAATGTG GTTGCTGGAAATGATTACTTCTATATCGAAGGTGCATCTGCTACTGTTCCAATGTCAATTGCAAAG GTAGCTTTAAATGAGGACAGAACAAAAGTAACTAGTTTCTCAATAATTTGGTCATCCTCACCAGATGTTGTACAGTATAGTTCTTTCTTCAGCACACCAGAGTTTGTTGAGTTTCCAGCATCCAGCACTGGCCAGAAAGCTTAtgcatatttttatccacCTTCAAACCCAAATTTTCAAGGTCTGCCAGATGAAAAACCTCCACTGCTTGTCAAAACACATG GAGGACCAACAGCAGAAACACGTGGAATTCTGGACCTGAGTGTTCAGTATTGGACAAGTCGAGGATGGGCATATCTTGATGTTAACTATGGAGGAAGCACTG gtTTTGGGAGGGAGTATCGGGAGAGGCTACTTGGCAAATGGGGTATCGTCGATGTTGATGATTGTTGCAGCTGTGCAAGATTCCTG gtGGAGAGTGGGCAAGTAGATGAGCAACGCCTTTGTATTACTGGGAGATCAGCAGGTGGATACACTACGTTAGCTTCGCTCGCATTCAGGGACACATTCAAGGCTGGAGCTTCTTTGTATGGT ATTGGTGACTTATCTTTGTTGAGAGCAGAGACACACAAATTTGAGTCTCATTATATGGACAACCTTGTAG GAGATGAAAGGGCTTACTATGAGAGATCACCAATCAATTTTGTTGACAAATTTACATGCCCTGTGATTTTGTTTCAAGGCTTGGATGATAAG GTAGTCCCGCCAGATCAGGCACGCAAAATATACAAGGCCTTAAAAGAGAAGGGTTTGCCTGTTGCCTTGGTCGAATACGAAGGAGAACAGCATGGCTTTCGCAAG GCTGAGAACATCAAGTTCACTTTGGAGCAACAGATGGTGTTCTTCGCTCGATTAGTCGGGAATTTTAAGGTGGCAGATGATATAACTCCAATCAAGATCGAAAACTTTGATTGA